In a genomic window of Festucalex cinctus isolate MCC-2025b chromosome 11, RoL_Fcin_1.0, whole genome shotgun sequence:
- the sp5a gene encoding transcription factor Sp5a, whose product MAAVAVLRNETLQAFLQDRTPNSSPENCKHSPLALLAATCNRIGHHHHHHHHHHQPGSSPPDFLQVPYDPTTLGSPSRLFHPWTNETSPPGNPTFGLPSKPQPLGSFGPPHELPLTPPADPAYPYDFSPVKMLPCSMQSACPPTYVPAVSYAAPAPIPPAVPTFAQRQLSPNPAEDIPWWSLQQGNHVGHPHRFQLQRGLVLHGHTADFAQYQTQIAALLHTKSPLTAARRCRRCRCPNCQSASASGAADEPGKKKQHVCHIPGCGKVYGKTSHLKAHLRWHSGERPFVCNWLFCGKSFTRSDELQRHLRTHTGEKRFVCPDCCKRFMRSDHLAKHVKTHQNKRSKCGDKAAAEHVKREDSRNLFL is encoded by the exons ATGGCAGCGGTGGCTGTTCTGCGGAACGAGACGCTTCAAGCTTTTCTGCAG GACCGCACTCCCAACTCTTCCCCGGAGAACTGCAAGCACTCCCCGCTGGCTCTCCTGGCCGCCACCTGTAACCGCATCgggcaccaccaccaccaccaccaccaccaccaccagccgGGCTCCAGCCCCCCCGACTTCCTCCAGGTCCCCTACGACCCCACCACGCTGGGCTCACCGTCGCGCCTGTTCCACCCGTGGACTAACGAGACCAGCCCGCCCGGCAACCCCACTTTCGGACTACCCTCCAAGCCGCAGCCGCTGGGCTCGTTCGGCCCCCCTCACGAGTTGCCCCTCACCCCGCCCGCCGACCCCGCTTACCCGTATGACTTCTCGCCGGTGAAGATGCTGCCGTGCTCCATGCAGTCGGCCTGCCCGCCCACCTACGTGCCGGCCGTCAGCTACGCGGCGCCCGCCCCCATCCCGCCCGCCGTGCCCACCTTCGCCCAGAGACAGCTGTCGCCCAACCCGGCCGAGGACATCCCGTGGTGGAGCCTGCAGCAGGGCAACCACGTGGGCCACCCGCACCGCTTCCAGCTGCAGCGCGGCCTGGTGCTGCACGGCCACACGGCCGACTTCGCCCAGTACCAGACGCAGATCGCCGCCCTCCTCCACACCAAGTCGCCCCTGACCGCCGCTCGCCGCTGCCGCAGGTGCCGCTGCCCCAACTGCCAATCGGCGTCCGCCTCCGGCGCCGCCGACGAGCCCGGCAAGAAGAAGCAGCACGTGTGCCACATCCCGGGCTGCGGAAAGGTGTACGGCAAGACGTCGCACCTGAAGGCGCACCTGAGGTGGCACTCGGGCGAGAGGCCCTTCGTGTGCAACTGGCTCTTCTGCGGCAAGAGCTTCACGCGCTCGGACGAGCTGCAGCGACACTTGAGGACTCACACGGGCGAGAAGCGCTTCGTGTGCCCGGACTGCTGCAAGAGGTTCATGCGGAGCGACCACCTGGCCAAGCACGTCAAGACGCACCAGAACAAGAGGAGCAAGTGCGGGGACAAGGCGGCGGCCGAGCACGTCAAGCGGGAGGACTCCAGGAATCTGTTTCTGTGA